A stretch of Lathyrus oleraceus cultivar Zhongwan6 chromosome 6, CAAS_Psat_ZW6_1.0, whole genome shotgun sequence DNA encodes these proteins:
- the LOC127093022 gene encoding NDR1/HIN1-like protein 6, whose product MTDHQRQKIHPMDVEARPHPRTHLVPPGSSISEKGIPVPPPLLHQHAMPTISSSQPKRSCFCRCICCTLTLLFLLLIILAASAGALYLIFKPKLPNYSVDTLRITDLRLNLDLSLYAKFDVKITATNPNKKIGIYYEKGGKLSVLYTNTKLCEGSLPEFYQGHQNKTVLNVPLTGQVQSGRTLMSALQQQQQTGRIPLDLNIHAPVAIKLGRLKLKKVKVLGQCQLVVDSLSSNNLVSIKASNCNFKMKV is encoded by the coding sequence ATGACAGATCATCAGAGACAGAAAATCCACCCTATGGATGTGGAAGCACGACCACACCCTAGGACGCATTTAGTACCTCCGGGTTCGTCTATATCAGAAAAGGGTATCCCTGTGCCTCCTCCACTACTGCATCAACATGCTATGCCAACGATAAGCTCTTCGCAACCAAAAAGAAGTTGTTTTTGCAGGTGCATATGTTGTACACTAACCTTGTTATTCCTTCTTCTCATTATCTTAGCAGCATCTGCAGGAGCCCTTTACCTCATCTTCAAACCGAAGCTTCCAAATTACTCAGTCGACACTCTGAGGATAACTGATCTAAGGCTTAACTTAGACTTGAGTCTCTACGCAAAGTTTGACGTAAAGATCACAGCGACAAACCCGAACAAGAAGATTGGTATATACTACGAAAAAGGAGGGAAGTTGAGTGTGTTGTACACAAACACAAAGCTTTGTGAAGGATCTTTACCTGAATTCTACCAAGGTCATCAGAACAAAACAGTGCTTAACGTGCCGTTAACAGGTCAAGTTCAGTCTGGAAGAACTTTAATGTCGGCGTTACAGCAACAACAGCAGACAGGAAGAATTCCATTGGATCTCAATATCCATGCACCAGTTGCTATCAAACTTGGGAGGTTGAAGTTGAAGAAGGTGAAAGTGTTGGGGCAATGTCAGTTGGTGGTTGATAGCTTATCATCGAATAATCTTGTAAGCATCAAGGCTAGCAACTGTAACTTCAAAATGAAAGTTTAA
- the LOC127093023 gene encoding UPF0426 protein At1g28150, chloroplastic isoform X1: protein MSLLFTSSPLPRPCTHQECRFLSPSSFSRGPITRSSNSLRVANRRRITAFFFNPAQDPIIKEVFKEPVAFLGGVFAGILRLDLNEEPLKEWVTRTVEASDISVEETNTEGSTTGSTTGSTAEAAPQEIEIE, encoded by the exons ATGTCACTTCTCTTCACTTCATCTCCTCTTCCACGTCCATGCACTCAT CAGGAATGTAGGTTTTTATCACCATCATCATTTTCACGAGGCCCAATCACCAGAAGCAGCAATTCCCTTCGAGTTGCTAATCGGAGGCGAATTACTGCGTTTTTCTTCAATCCTGCACAAGACCCTATCATAAAAGAAGTTTTCAAG GAACCAGTGGCATTCTTAGGTGGCGTGTTTGCAGGTATTTTAAGGCTTGATTTGAACGAGGAGCCTCTCAAGGAATGGGTTACGAGGACCGTTGAAGCTTCTGACATCAGTGTGGAAGAAACTAATACAGAAGGGTCAACTACTGGGTCAACTACTGGGTCAACTGCTGAAGCTGCTCCGCAAGAGATTGAAATTGAATAA
- the LOC127093023 gene encoding UPF0426 protein At1g28150, chloroplastic isoform X2 — MSLLFTSSPLPRPCTHECRFLSPSSFSRGPITRSSNSLRVANRRRITAFFFNPAQDPIIKEVFKEPVAFLGGVFAGILRLDLNEEPLKEWVTRTVEASDISVEETNTEGSTTGSTTGSTAEAAPQEIEIE, encoded by the exons ATGTCACTTCTCTTCACTTCATCTCCTCTTCCACGTCCATGCACTCAT GAATGTAGGTTTTTATCACCATCATCATTTTCACGAGGCCCAATCACCAGAAGCAGCAATTCCCTTCGAGTTGCTAATCGGAGGCGAATTACTGCGTTTTTCTTCAATCCTGCACAAGACCCTATCATAAAAGAAGTTTTCAAG GAACCAGTGGCATTCTTAGGTGGCGTGTTTGCAGGTATTTTAAGGCTTGATTTGAACGAGGAGCCTCTCAAGGAATGGGTTACGAGGACCGTTGAAGCTTCTGACATCAGTGTGGAAGAAACTAATACAGAAGGGTCAACTACTGGGTCAACTACTGGGTCAACTGCTGAAGCTGCTCCGCAAGAGATTGAAATTGAATAA